A stretch of DNA from Campylobacter gracilis:
CGCTCCTGCTCCTGCATATCGTAAAGGCGCGCCTTCAGCACCTTCATCGCCGCCTCTTTGTTTTTGTGCTGATCCTTGCCGTCTTGGTTGGTGACGACTAAACCGGTCGGGATGTGAGTGATGCGAACGGCGCTATCGGTGGTATTTACGGACTGCCCGCCGTGGCCGGAGCTGCGCATAACGTCGATACGAAGGTCGTTCGGATTGATCTGTATCTCGCTATCCTCGATCTCGGGCATCACGGCGACGGTGATTGCAGAGGTATGCACCCTGCCCTGGCTCTCCGTTTCTGGGACGCGCTGCACGCGGTGGGTGCCGCCTTCAAATTTCAGCCGCGAATACGCTCCCGCGCCCTTTACGAGCAAGATCACTTCTTTGTAGCCGCCGACGCTGCCTTCGCTAGTGCTTACGATCTCGCATTTATAGCCGCGAAGATCGGCGTAGCGCAGATACGCGCCGAGCAGATCGCCCGCAAACAGCGCCGCTTCGTCGCCGCCTGTACCGGCGCGGATCTCTAAAAAGATATTTTTATCGTCGTTGGGGTCTTTTGGAAGCAGTAAAATTTTGATTTTTTCTTCAAGCTGCGGTTTTTGCGTCTCTAAGTTTTTAAGCTCCTCTTTGGCTAGCTCGCCGAGATCGGCATCGCTTAGCAGAGCTTTGTTTTCTTCGATCTGATTTAAAATTTTAAGATACTCGCTAGCCGCCTCTTTGATCGGCTCGATACTGCGCTGCTCTTTAGATAATGCCGTCATATTAGCGATATCTGCGGTAATTGCGGGATCGCTAAGCATGCGCGAAAGCTCGTCATAGCGATCCAAAAAAGGCTTTAGTTTATCGGCTAGCATTTAAATTTTATGCGTAAGTAGCGCTTACACGGCGGTTTTTAAAGAATTTACGAGTTTGGCTAGGCGGCTTACTTTTCTGCTCGCGGTCTGTTTTTTCAAAAAGCCCCTGCTTACGAAGCTGTGGAAGCTTTCATTAGCCGTTTTCAGAGCCTGAGTCGCTGCGTCTAGATCCTTGCTCTCGACCGCCTCTCTTACGGCTTTTGTGATATTTTTTACTCTGGTGCGATAAAATCTATTTCGCTCCGTTCTTTTTATGGTTTGTCTCGCGCGTTTTTCGGCGGATTTGTGATTTGCCATAACGTTCCTTTTCGGTTAAATTTGAACCTGCGATTATACGTAAAAGATATTTAATCTACGCTTAATTTAAGTGAAATTTAAAATAGCTCGAATTTATGAAGATTAAACTTTTTTTTGGTAGAATTTTACGATTTTTATATAAGGATTTAATAATGAAACTTTTCGGGACGGACGGCGTACGAGGCAAAGCGGGAGAATTTCTAACCGCCGAGCTTGCGATGCGACTAGCTATGGCCGCAGGAATTTATTTTAGGAAAAATTCCGTTACGAATATGATTTTAGTCGGCAAAGATACCCGCAGAAGCGGCTATATGATAGAAACCGCGATCGTTGCGGGTCTTACCTCGGTAGGCTACAATGTCCGCCAGATCGGCCCGATGCCTACTCCTGCGATTGCTTTTCTTACGGAGGATATGCGCTGCGACGCAGGCATCATGATAAGCGCAAGTCACAATCCATACTACGACAACGGCATTAAATTTTTCAACAGCGAAGGCTTTAAACTCGACGAAAAAGAGGAAGCGCAGATCGAAAAAATTTATTTCAGCGACGAACTCATCGCCGAGGCGCGCACCAAAATGATGCAAATCGGCGCCGCAAAGCGCGTGGACGACGTCATCGGCAGGTACATCGTACATATTAAAAATTCCTTCCCGAAGCAAAAGACTCTGCACGGGCTTCGCGTAGTGCTTGATTGCGCAAACGGAGCAAGCTACAGGGTCGCACCTACTGTATTTAACGAGCTTGGGGCTGAAACGATCGTCATCGGCGACGAGCCTAACGGAAAAAATATTAACGATGCTTGCGGCGCGCTAAGCCCGCAAAATTTAGCCTCGGAAGTCAAAAGATTGCGCGCCGATGTCGGGTTTGCCTTCGACGGGGATGCCGATAGGCTCGTAGTCGTGGATGAAAACGGCGAGATCATCCACGGCGACGCGCTACTTGGAATTTTAGCAGTCTATTTGAAAGGAAAAAATCGCTTAGCAGGCAATAAAATGGTAGCCACAGTGATGAGTAATTCTGCGCTGGAGGATTTTTTAGCTAAACACGACATCGCGCTTCATCGCTGCAATGTAGGCGATAAATTTGTACTTGAGACGATGCACGAGCTAGGCGCAAATTTTGGCGGCGAGCAGAGCGGGCATGTGATTTTCGGCGATTACGCTAAAACGGGCGACGGCATTGCAAGTGCGCTGCAATTCGCCGCCTGCATGCTGGATACGCATAAAAAAGCGAGCGACCTTTCGGCGATGCTTAAGCCATATCCTCAAATTTTACGAAATTTAAAGATCGCGGATAAAAAACCGCTTGAAAAATTAAAAGGGCTAAAGGAGCTTGAAACAAGCCTTAAAGCGGACAAAATCCGCTCGCTCTTTCGCTACTCCGGCACCGAAAACGTTATCCGCCTCTTAATCGAGGGTAAAAACGAAAAACTGCTGCAAAAGCGAATGGATGAAGTGGAAAAATTTTTCATCAAAGCCCTAAATGAATAGCGATTTTATAAAATTTTACGGCTCGGCAAACTGCCCGCTCCACACGAAAAGCGCGGATAAAAAGCGCAGGTTTTACATATTTAAATTCGAGCTGCAAGATGGCTAAGACCTGTATTAAATTTATCCTGCTTTTCGCGGTGATCTTTGCGATCGATCAAACGATCAAGCTCGCGTTTTTAAACGGCTTTTCGTGGCAGGGGGAGTTTTTTTCGCTAGAGCTTACGCTTAACCGCGGCGTTGCGTTTTCGATGTTTGCGTTTTTGGGCGAAAATTTAAAATTTATCCAGATCGCGCTGATCTCAGCTCTTGCAGGATACGTGTTTTATCACAAGAAATTCTTTTGCGAGCACTGGATGCCGTTTGCGCTGATGCTTGCTGGAGGATGTTCAAACCTGCTCGATCGCTTTATTCGTGGCGGCGTCGTAGATTATGTCGCATGGCATAAGTGGTTTGAGTTTGCGGTGTTTAATTTCGCCGACGTGATGATCGATCTAGCCGTGGTGATTTTTATTTTTCAGGGCTTACGCACCGCAAAAAAGGAGAAAAATGAAGAGAAATAATTACATCGCTTACGCGCTTTGGTTTTTAGGTGCGTTTTCATGGATCGCAGCTATGCCTATCGGTGGCGGACTGCATAGAATTTACTGCGGCAAATTTATCAGCGGATTTGCTCAAATTGCGCTATTTTGGCTAGGGAGCTTTACACTATGGTTTTTAGTGGGCTTTTTGTTTTGGGCGATTTGGGGAATTTGGATTTTGCTAGATATATTTTTCGTAGGAATTTGGGTGGAAGATTTAAATGCTTTTGCAAGCGAGACCGAGGAGGACGACTACGAAGGACGTCTAAAAAAAGTCGATGCGCTCTTTGAGCTGTATCAAAAAGGCGCGATTTCTAAAGAGGAATTCGAGGCGCGAAAAGAAATTTTAATAAGAGATTAAGGAGAAAAAATGAGTTACTATTGGTTTAAATTTGTCCATTTTGCGGGCTTTATTTCATGGATGGCGATGCTGTTTTACATGCCGCGCCTGTATGTTTATCATGCTGAAAATTTAGACAAGCCGGATTTCGTAAGGGTCGTTAAAAAGATGGAGCGGATGCTGTATCACGCGATTGGCTGGATAGCGATGGCAGTGACGGTTTTTAGCGGCGTGATGCTTATCATTTTAAATCCGGGGCTTATGAAAATGGGGTATTTTCATATAAAATTACTAGCCGGAGTTTTGTTAATCTGTTATCATTTGTGGCTGTATTATTATATGTATAAATTTGAAAAAAACGAGTGTCACAGGAGCGGAAAATACTTCCGTGCGATCAACGAAGGCCCTACGATCATAATGTTTATAATACTTTATGCAATGCTAATAATGCCGAATTTACCGAGCAACTAGCCCGTTTTGATAAAAATTTAATTAAAATTTGCATAAAATTAGAGCAAAATTTTAAAGGAAGCATGTGCAACATATCATTAAGAAAATTTTATCAAGCGAAAGTAGTGCCGGCGTTATATTACTTCTATCCGCGGTTTTTGCGATCGTAGCTCAAAACGTAGAATTTTTATCAAAGTATTATGAAGCGTTTTTGCATCTAAGTTTTACAATAGGCGTGGGTTCTGCGAAGCTCGACGAATCGATGCATTTTTTAGTAAACGACGTGCTTATGGCGATATTCTTCTTTGCCATCGGACTTGAGCTCAAGCGCGAAAAGATCGAAGGGCAGTTGCGCCATTTCTCTCAAATTTTACTTCCTAGCTTCGCGGCTTTGGGCGGAGTAATGATGCCCGCAATCATATTTTCGATCATCAACTGGGGCGATGCCGTCGCGATGAAGGGCTGGGCAATCCCTACGGCGACCGATATCGCTTTTGCCGTGGGCGTTATGGCGCTTTTAGGCAAAAAAATCCCGGCTAGCCTTAAAATTTTCGTTTTGACACTTGCGATAATGGACGATCTGTGTGCAATTTTAATCATCGCTTTGTTTTATTCCTCTACCATAAACGCAATCTATCTAGGCGGCGCGGCTGCCTGTGTCGCAATAATGCTAGCGATGAGCAGACTTGGCGTTGATAAAAAGCTTCCGTTTATCATCGTAGCCGTTGTGCTGTGGGTAATGGTACTAAACTCCGGCATCCACGCGACCATCGCAGGAGTACTGGCGGGCTTTTGCATCCCGCTTAAGACCCGCTCGGGCTCTATGCTAAAGGATATGGAGCACGGACTAGCCTACCCAGTAAATTTCTTCATCTTGCCGATCTTTGCCTTTACAAACGCAGGCGTTTCGCTAGCGGGCATCAGTCCTAGCTTCCTTTTCGGTCCGGTGCCTATGGGCATTATGCTCGGACTATTTTTTGGTAAACAGATCGGAATTTTTGCCTTCAGCTGGATCTTAATCAAAGCCAAAATCGCCTACATGC
This window harbors:
- the prfA gene encoding peptide chain release factor 1, which gives rise to MLADKLKPFLDRYDELSRMLSDPAITADIANMTALSKEQRSIEPIKEAASEYLKILNQIEENKALLSDADLGELAKEELKNLETQKPQLEEKIKILLLPKDPNDDKNIFLEIRAGTGGDEAALFAGDLLGAYLRYADLRGYKCEIVSTSEGSVGGYKEVILLVKGAGAYSRLKFEGGTHRVQRVPETESQGRVHTSAITVAVMPEIEDSEIQINPNDLRIDVMRSSGHGGQSVNTTDSAVRITHIPTGLVVTNQDGKDQHKNKEAAMKVLKARLYDMQEQERLEKERKDRKDQVGTGDRSGRIRTYNYPQNRISDHRINLTLYRLDAIMAGGLFDEIIDPLIAHSQAEAIANAGY
- the rpsT gene encoding 30S ribosomal protein S20, yielding MANHKSAEKRARQTIKRTERNRFYRTRVKNITKAVREAVESKDLDAATQALKTANESFHSFVSRGFLKKQTASRKVSRLAKLVNSLKTAV
- the glmM gene encoding phosphoglucosamine mutase, encoding MKLFGTDGVRGKAGEFLTAELAMRLAMAAGIYFRKNSVTNMILVGKDTRRSGYMIETAIVAGLTSVGYNVRQIGPMPTPAIAFLTEDMRCDAGIMISASHNPYYDNGIKFFNSEGFKLDEKEEAQIEKIYFSDELIAEARTKMMQIGAAKRVDDVIGRYIVHIKNSFPKQKTLHGLRVVLDCANGASYRVAPTVFNELGAETIVIGDEPNGKNINDACGALSPQNLASEVKRLRADVGFAFDGDADRLVVVDENGEIIHGDALLGILAVYLKGKNRLAGNKMVATVMSNSALEDFLAKHDIALHRCNVGDKFVLETMHELGANFGGEQSGHVIFGDYAKTGDGIASALQFAACMLDTHKKASDLSAMLKPYPQILRNLKIADKKPLEKLKGLKELETSLKADKIRSLFRYSGTENVIRLLIEGKNEKLLQKRMDEVEKFFIKALNE
- the lspA gene encoding signal peptidase II translates to MAKTCIKFILLFAVIFAIDQTIKLAFLNGFSWQGEFFSLELTLNRGVAFSMFAFLGENLKFIQIALISALAGYVFYHKKFFCEHWMPFALMLAGGCSNLLDRFIRGGVVDYVAWHKWFEFAVFNFADVMIDLAVVIFIFQGLRTAKKEKNEEK
- a CDS encoding NINE protein, with the protein product MKRNNYIAYALWFLGAFSWIAAMPIGGGLHRIYCGKFISGFAQIALFWLGSFTLWFLVGFLFWAIWGIWILLDIFFVGIWVEDLNAFASETEEDDYEGRLKKVDALFELYQKGAISKEEFEARKEILIRD
- a CDS encoding CopD family protein; this encodes MSYYWFKFVHFAGFISWMAMLFYMPRLYVYHAENLDKPDFVRVVKKMERMLYHAIGWIAMAVTVFSGVMLIILNPGLMKMGYFHIKLLAGVLLICYHLWLYYYMYKFEKNECHRSGKYFRAINEGPTIIMFIILYAMLIMPNLPSN
- the nhaA gene encoding Na+/H+ antiporter NhaA, producing MQHIIKKILSSESSAGVILLLSAVFAIVAQNVEFLSKYYEAFLHLSFTIGVGSAKLDESMHFLVNDVLMAIFFFAIGLELKREKIEGQLRHFSQILLPSFAALGGVMMPAIIFSIINWGDAVAMKGWAIPTATDIAFAVGVMALLGKKIPASLKIFVLTLAIMDDLCAILIIALFYSSTINAIYLGGAAACVAIMLAMSRLGVDKKLPFIIVAVVLWVMVLNSGIHATIAGVLAGFCIPLKTRSGSMLKDMEHGLAYPVNFFILPIFAFTNAGVSLAGISPSFLFGPVPMGIMLGLFFGKQIGIFAFSWILIKAKIAYMPENAGWPQLYAVAIICGIGFTMALFVDGLAYGGSDMYHYTDKLAVFLGSIISGVVGFFVAKAVAVKQS